AAGTATTCGGGCAACCTAGAGGCTCACTCTCCTCCGCGGGAGGGTCCAATTGGCCTCTGGCTCAACTCGTCCCCGTTACATAGCGGGGAGGTAATTTGTTAAGGTAGTTCGAGTTTAAACCCACTTTCACTCGTTGACTCTATGTAGCCCCTTGCTTTGACTTTTTCACTTTGGAGATTTTGTTCACGTCGGGTAGCCAAAAGGCTAGGCCTGCACTCCAATAGGGGGAGGTCGGGATGCCTCAAGTCAAACCCACCCCTTTGATTTCCTAAGGAGGTAACTTATTCAGATGGTCGTGGGGCTGGTCTATTCGTTCGCTGCAATAGGAGTCAAGGTAAGTATTCGGGTAGCCTAAAGACTGGCCTCGCTCTCCTCCGTGGGAGGGTCCAAGCAGCCTCTGGTTTAACTTATCCCTGTTACCCCCTAGGAGGTAATTTGTTCGGACAATTTGAAACTGAACCCGATTCTACTAGTTGACATCGCAGGAAAATGTAGGATTTTGGCCAGCGGGCACTGAACCCACTCTTCATTTGTAGCGGAGGTCGGTCAGACTACCATGGGGGCTAGATCCCCAATCCTCCTCGGGAGGGGTAGAGCAGCCTTTGGCGTGACTCATCCCTTTCAGTcccgcggggaggtaagttttcGGATAGTCTGCAACTGGACCTGCTCCTTCCTGTTGAAGCTTACGAGCAAGGTACGTCTTTTGTCTTCGGGCAGTTGAGGACTGAACCATACTCTACTGCAGGAGatataaggcaacctttaggccaAACTTTCCCTTTGGTATCCCGCGAGGGAGGTAAGTTCGGATAGCAATATAGCTAGTCCTCTCTTCGCCGCGATAGGAGTCGGGGTAAGTTGTTCAGGCCGTCGGGGGGGCGTGACTTGCTCTCCATCGTGGGAAGGGTAGAAGGGCCTTCGGCCTAGTTTTCTCTTTTGGTCCTGCGGGAGGTACACTGTTAGGACAGTTTGAGATTGAACCTATTCTCACTCGTTGATATCCcagggaaggtaagtgttgggtcagACCAACGCTGATCCCACTCGTCGTTGCAACAGAGGTcgaggtaagttgttcgggcTAGCGGGAGGCATGACTTACTCTCCATCGTGGGAGGGGTAGAGCAGCCTTTGGCCTAACTCTCCCCTTTGGTTCTGCGGGAGGAATGTTATTCAGGAAGTTTGAGACTGGATCCGCTCCCGCTTGTTGAAGCTCGCAAGGAAGGTAGGTCTTTTTCTTCGAGCTGCCTAGGGCTAACCCGCACTCCGCCACAGAAGGGATAAGGCAACGTTTTGGCCTACCTTTCCTTTCGATATCCCGTAGTGGAGGTAACTTAGACAGCGATGTGGTTGGTCCACTTTTCCCTACAATGtgggtcggggtaagttatttCGGCCGTCGGGAGGGGGGGCATAACTCGCTTTCCATCGCAGGTGGGATAGAGTGGCCTTCGGCCTAGCCCTTCCCTTTGACCCTGTGGGAGGTATGTTGTTCGTGCAGTTTGTGACAAGACCCACTCCCGCCTACTGACATCGTAAtgaaattaaacattaatttggTGATGATTTTGTCGTTGCATATTTCTTTAATCGTAGATTGTCTTGTCGGTGTTTTGTTGATAACACGAAATTTTGAAGTAGACGTACTGTATTGTCCTAGAAAATTACGCTTTTCATTAAATAGCAGgaatttacaataattaaatgataCATTACAAAATAAAGGGAAATTGAGCCTTTGGCCGGGGAGCTTTCATTCGTTCTTCCCTTGCCTCTAAGGCTATGCACCCTCTCACTCCTCCTCAAGTCCCAGATTAGGGCCTGCCAGGGCTCTCCAAGCAGTGCATGGCCTACTCTTTCTCGGAGGTGTCGCCTAGGGTAATCCCACCATCCTTCTGCTTCAATTCCTAGACATAGCATTCTCTCGGCAAAACCATTTCGCCTCGAATTCCTCCCACTCTACAAGGGTTCACGAATTTCATCTTGAGGTTGTAGGTCGATGTGACAGCCTGCAAGTTGTTAAGGGTGGGCCTCCGTATGATGGCACTGTAGGACGATATGGTCCTCACTACTAGGAAGTCGACCATGATTAAAGCCATGCAAGGGGCGCTACCTACTAGGACCGACAGCGTGATGGTTCTCACAAGTTGAACCATACTCCCGGAGAAGCCTTTCAATGGCATGGGGGCCAGATGCAACCGGGCAACATCTATTCCCATCTTGGTTAAGGCCTCCCAAAACTGGATGTTAGCAAAACTCCCATTGTCAATGAGGATTCTGCaggtggtgaagttggcaaCCAGCATAATCACCACCAACGCATCGTTATGGGGGTACAGAGCCCTTTCTTCGTCGACCTTTGTGAAGGAGATGACCCGGGTAAGCTCACCCTTTCGATACTTGGTGGTATGGTACTCAGCCGAGTACACCTTATGGTACCAAGGCTGCCTAGCATGCATTTTTTTGCTTGAGGAGGAAGCACCCCCACCCGTGAATCATCCCGCTATGGTTCAGATTTCCTTGAGTGGAGGTCCAACTTGTGGTGGCGAACGAGGATGATCTTGCTATGGCCCCCGCGCTGGTGGTCATCGCCGGGggctttcttctttcttgcgCCGGTCGACTTGGTCCATGCTCCTTTCCCTCTACCTTCTCCTTCTTTCTTGCTCCAATCTCCGAGCCAAGGGATAGAGTTGCCTTGTCTGCTCTGCATGCTCCCTTTTCCCTTGTTGGGAGAGGCAATCATCGGTATTATGTGAGGTGGACCTGCGGTACATCTAGTTGCGGCATGAAACACCCCGATCATCATCTTTGTGGATGGCGGTGGTGTCGGCCTCATTAATGGTGAATGTAGGCCGGTCGAACCGATGTCCCAGTCCCCTCATCAGAGCTTCCTCCTTTCTCTTGTCTTGGGAGCTCTTCTCCAAATTTTCGTGGGCCTTAGCATTAGCAGGGGCCCTTGCCTTCCTATCTGCTCGCTCTAGCTCCTTATTTCTTAGCTCCGTCTTGGCTTGATGAGTGTCCTCCGCTTTGATGAAGTTTTTGGCTTGATCTATATTTTCACGCAGCGTCACGGGGTCCTCCTCACCAGTTCAGCCATAAACTGGGATTGCAGCCGGTCCCCTCCTAAAAGCCCGCCAAGGTTATTTTTCTCGTCTTGGTCGTTAGTTGTCATGCACTCCTTGTTGAATCCAGTCAGCTAGGACTTTAGGCTCTCTTCCACCCCATGtttgatggtgaggaggtacGCTGCTGGGCGCCATCGTCTCCAACTCGACAAAATTGTCTATGGATCCAGGTGCTAAAGACTTGAACCATACTAGTGCTTGCCCTTTCAGGGTCAACGGGAATTCTCTGTATGCCACCTCGCCCGAGAAGCCATGCAGATTCATGTGAGCCCTGAAAATTTCCAGGTGCTTAAGGGGGTCCCTTCCTCCGTCGTACATTTCCATGGCTGGGACCTTGAACTTTGGTGGTAAAGGCATTGCCATCAGCTCCTCTGTGTAGGGTAGAACAGTGCTCGTGAGCAATTGGTCCACCAACGATGACGTACCCACCTTCCTTGCGATCTCCTCATACTTTCCTTTGAGAATGCGGAACTCATCTTGCATGTTCTTTTGCTCCTCCTCCTTATTTGCTCTAGCCTGTGTGTTCTGAGACCCCATGTGCTTGCCATCGCTGGGTTCTACTTCCTTATCCTACACTCGTTCAGGTATTCTAAGTTCCTCATTTTCCTTACGAAGCATTTGCACCTCGTCGGTCAACTTCGTCACCTCTCTTCCGTGGTTTTAGCCTTGCTTCCATGACTTCCTCTATGTCTCTTCTAAGTTGATCGGAATGGGTTGTCGTAGGCATATGAAATACATGTAAGATCTATAATGATCCCACAGACAGTGCCACTGTTAGCATCGTGTTTCGCACGTCTTTGGGCCAAGTTCTGACAACTCAATTCTTTAGAACTTGGATCAGCAAAAGATAGAGAAGAAGGCAATTGGGTGAGGGCGGTCTTGGGGtcggggagtctccgatgccaaagttagtaaattctcttagaagtttataaataagcgagagagtctagggatcagtgAGAGATTTCTCATACCTTGgaattgctatttataccatgagTCTGGGTGGACAGATTGTGTATGCCCCATGCAATCCGTGTCCTTCATACTGTTCCTTTTATCAGAATCCTTTAATGTGGCATGGCTCTGCaacggcgtcattaatgtggcgtgtcgCTTAaatagtggtgccattaatgtggcgAAATTCCCAGATTTCTCCCACCCCACTAGCGTCCTTGGTGATCCGTTGATACCCTCCTGTAAGAGGATTGAGGGTCCCTCGTGCTTTATGCCCACTGCACAGACAAGCACTCAAGAGCTGGATACTATTCGAGGGGTCTCTAGGTCGGCGAGTCTCATCCCCTGCAGCACGTTCCCTTATGCAGGTTGCGTCCAAAGAAGCCTACCCATGGACCGGGTTGGAGAATCTACTTGTTCTGGGCTGAGCCTGTGGTTCTTGTTCCCTTAATTGCCATTCTCGAGCCCGCTGAGACAGAAGGGGGAAACCCTCTTACAATCTCAAATATAAACACTTCTGGTTAAATCATGATGCACATGATAGATTTCAAGACAACGAGAAAATagaagttttaaataaaaataaacttccCATTAAAGAGGTACTTAGAGCAAACGAGCACATCATCAAAATATCTATCGTAAGCTCAAAGCTACTATCACGATTCCAAAACAAGGCAACCACCATGTTTATGCCTTAAATATGCCCTTAATATGGACACATTAAATTTTCCATTGGAACAAATCATTAGTACAGAcccaaaacaaattttaaaaccttCTTATTACGACTATTATATAAACCCATAACTTTCCAACTAACTAATGTGATAATGAGATAAtgagtacttataaaaaaattgctgaagttttatatatatatatatatatatatatataattttaactcACGAAACCCACTTGATCGAGCCATCATTGAGCTTTTTtggttgaaaaatgttatattgTAGGTAAGTGCATGTATGATGGGCCCTAATAAGAGTTGTTGGTGCTCTTGTAGCTAGGGACATCAAATTCAGTGGAggaaggggaggagagagatGCAATGGACACCTAGTGGGAAGGCAAGGCAAAAGAGGAGGGTACGGTTTGAATTGGAGGTGATTGATGGAACTGTCAACAGTATAGGACAGGGGAAAGCACAGGGGATATACTAGAGTCAGGCACATGTAAGGTTGAAGGCAATGGCGTACAAGAGACATGGGAGGCTGGGTTAGACAATCGACGAGTTGCAAATGGAAAGCTAGACACATTGAAGATCACATTGTGGGAGAGATAGACACGACCAGAATTAGGCTAAGACACATATAGCCACAATAATTAGGGTTGAAGCCAAGGAAGACACAATGTTGACATCTCATGTGAGATccctatttttatgggttttaatttttttatttaaattatattattgggttattttattatttttaaaagtgtattattttattgtcaattatttttggtatgttgggattttaatttctttattaattattttatatatgtgttagtaatttttgtgtaattttattgtagtaTTATTCATTGTGGGCTGTGTGTATGTGTTTTTTTCATTGTGGGCAGTGGGTGTGTGTGTTCGGTGAGCCGGatccagcccagcccagcaggGGCCTAGTCCGTGTGCGAAGCGCGGCCCAGCCCGTGCGGCCCGTGAGATTCAGCCCTCACTTATCAGAAATGGCGTCGTTTTGGAGGATGGCTTAGGGTttcatctctttctcccttGCACCGTGCgacttctccttctcctttcttctgcaaatttcttcttccttcctccatGCAGCTGCTGCCGACGCCAATCGGGACTTCGTTCCTCAAATCAGTCGCAATCCGCCACCTCCACCTTGGCTTTTTTTCTCCGTGACTTTCGGTAGGGACTCCGAAGCTTGCTGTCGAGCTGCCGTTCCCCACGCCACCACCTCATTCTACCGTAAGCATCTCGGTGGCGTTGGGGATGGGCTCCGAATGTGCTATCTTTGCCGCCGCACCACACATCCGCACGAAGACATCTCACTCCTCCACGGCTTGCTGCcgttatttttcatcttctctacCCGTGCGACACACAGCTCCTCAAACCGCCATTGTTGGTCTACTTATAGTCCACGGGTTCCTCAGATTAATTTTTCAgagatcctcatcctctttctctctttcaagcCATTTTCACCTCTAGGTATTTTGTGTGATGATCAGTAAAATTTCTGTGATAAATCCGAGAGCTTCAAttctgaaatttgtgagttttgggTGATTGAATCCGAGAGCTTAGATTTTTGTTGtgcttggttttgttttaattgggAAAATTTGATTGATCGGTTGGGTTGTTGTTGCCGTGTgataaaacccaattttttGGCACTGTTCCGTTGAGCCGCCGTCTTGAGCAACGCCCttgagtgatctttcagaaataccCATCATcatgtgtatgtaattttccatcgtAAATCAAGTGTTTTAAATTGACATTATAACtattgtttatttgtaaattattgaattgttggttttgttggaaattgggccttgagccgttgaagtgttgggtttgttaaattggagttgttggatttgggccttgggccggattggaggacgggattacgcgtgtatttgtgaaactgtataattgtaaatggaagtttattttattgtaaatgaaatatttaatatttattccaataaactgttgcaatgcatatttatcgtttataataaattgtgctgtgatgtcacgttgtctgttgaaattgagactattgttattaatggcgtgggtgcgtgtgtatcacgacccaaagccgagatgaggcattatctcggtggagctcctctggtcactcgggagcgtaacagactgatgtgacgtcctctgagttgtcgcagggcgacgacgggaacgaacgagatggtaatgctctcgtaccgattccgtgaccttttggctggcgaggttagaggatgcttggccatgtacgagctgggcacggaactgggcatcgctcgttacgaagtctcatgcacggacgttacccgtgatgtgacgaagagagccagggtgtgcggacgacCTATaagggagaccgtggtgcatgcgtaatttcataataaatatgattgggaccaaaaatgggatttttagtgtaagtataaaaatggtatttttggaaaaatgaatgtgggttgttattctgtccGTATGGGAACACgtgtttatataaatgtgttttaattCTCTTAGATGttgtttggttaattacttgatgagatgtcataatctcatagtggtgtttaccctacggttccatTTTATGGtaccgtagagtttgacgcagagcccgagtatgaacctgaaggaccgactccgccagaagcttaagtcgctgttatgttgttcagcgttttgggacttgtttcccttatgttatttgttttctttaaattatctgtcggaagactgtaaaattcatgtaaagttattttactactttttgtacaattctggtacttaataaagaaagacccttttatttttctccgctgcgaatattatactgtacatttattgtatgttgtacacactttgagcactggtcgttggggtgcgtgatccgtgtggtcatcatcccggtgtcacgaactgtacaaaaataacacgcggggtcgagggcgccacaggtggtatcagagcggtcTGGATCTAGGTAAAACCGTATAAATACCTAGGtacagtaccagaaaatttttgttataatttaaaaatatcgaGTTTTAAAAGGCACGTTTTTTATATCAGTAAGATGGACTGATCTGGAATACTACATCCGAAACCTGAGATTGACTTGTCTCGTTCTGATGGGAATCTCGCCATGGCTAGGGCTTTAACCCGTATGAGAGAATTTCTTCCACAGAATTTTCCGCCGCAAAGGGAGCAATAGAACGGTTGTCCGTACGAACGCTTTTTAGctcataggacccctgctttttatGGACAAGAGGATCCACTTCGTGCTGAAAGGTGGATTAGTGATCTCAAAAAGACATTTGAGATCTGTGGGTGTATTGAGACTTAGAAGGTGTTATACGCAAGTTACCTGTTGCAAGGTTACGCGACTGCTTGGTGGGGAACCAAGCGGGAGCTTCTGGAAATGGAGTTAGGATCTATTGCAGCGGTATCTTGGCCGCGGTTTAAAAAGGAATTCAATGATCATTTCTTCCCGAACACTATGAGGAAACAAAAGGCACGAGAGTTTAACAATTTAGTACAAGGGGAGAAGACGGTCGAGCAGTATGCCCGGAAGTTTATAGAACTCGGGAAGTTTGCTACACATTTGATTACTAGGGAGGAGATGCAGATCGAGCGATTTCAGGAGGGTCTACGGCGAGAGATCCGTAGACAGGTTGCTTGTTTGCAAATTTTGACTTTTCAGCAATTAGTAGAGGTTGCTTCGATTGCAAAGCAGGAGTTTATTGATCCTGTTGCTGCTCCAATTGGGCAAAAGAGAAGAGTTTTCAGGGAAGGAAGTAGTTTGGAGTCTGCACCTAAGTTAATTTCCAGGACTGGGGCTCGACCGCAGATGGCCACCGGAGTACGAATGGGGGGTCGAGTGCCAGTATGTGGCAAATGCAATAGGTCGCATGTCGGCGAGTGCTACATATCTGGGATTCAGTGTTTCAGATGTGGGCAAACAGGACATCTTGCTCGCAGCTGCCCTACCATGATGCAAGCGAATCGAGGTGGTTACCGTGGTGGGAGGACTACCCCAAGACCAATTGTTCAAGCTAGGGTTTACGCAGTGACACCTAGTGAGGTAGATGATGAAGCTCAGGAAATCCAAAATGCTGGAGTCATCACAGGTATAGATTTCTATCCAATCATTTGAAGTTACTTTACTGggtattttgttttgttagaCTTAATTGgtagttttaaatctttttaggTAGAGTTCGACTATATGATTATTATGCTTGCACTTTGTTTGACTCGGGAGTATCTCAGTCATTCATTTCTGCCACGTTTGCACGGATGTGCAACCTGGTCTTTAAACCTTTATCACAGTCTTTGGTAGTGAAGTTACCAAATGGGGAAACTGTGTGGTGTTCGAAGGTTACCCTAGGTTGTCCTCTGGTTATAAATGGAATGACTCTTAAGGCAGATTTGATAAGGTTTAAATTACTTaagtttgacattattttaggaATGGATTGATTATATCAGTATTTCGCCAGCATTAATTGTCGTAGCAGGATTGTTAGTTTCCAACTATCTGGGGGAAAGTATTTGGAGTTTGCAGGAAGTAAGATTAAGGCGAAacctgcagttatatctgcCATTCAAGCAAGCAGGGACTTAGCTAATGGGGCGGATGCCTATTTGGTTCATGTGATGTCTGCACTTTCGGAAAAGAAATCTGTAGCAGATATTCCGATTGTGATGGAATTCTCTGATGTATTTGTGGATGATTTGCCCGGCTTGCCACCTGTTCGTGATTTGGAGTTCGCCATCGATCTAGAATCCGGTGCGGCACCAGTTCATAAGGCCCCGTACCGAATGGCGCCAGCAtagttaaaagagttgaagagtCAATTACAGGAATTGGTAGATAAGgggtttattcagcctagttttTCACCTTTGGGAGCACCAGTGttgtttgttaaaaagaaggatggtacctttagaatgtgtatagattactGGAAACTCAATAAGGTAACCAGTAAGAATAAGAACCCCCTACCTCAGATTAATGATTTATTCGATCAACTTCAAGGtgctactactttttcaaaaattgatttaaaatcgGGATACTATCCATTGAGGATAAAGGATCAGGATATACCTAAGACTGCCTTTAGGtctaggtatgggcattatgagtttaaagtgatgCCGTTTGGATTAGCAAATGCCCCTGCAgcatttatggatatgatgaatagagtattcCGACCCTATCTAGATTCctttgtgatagtttttattgatgatattttggtttattctcAAGAACCGGAAGAGCACGCCAGTCATCTTCGATTGGTTTTGGGTAAGTTAAGGGATCATCAACTCTTTGCAAATCTGaataagtgtgaattttggttggaggagattaaatttcttggtcatgttATGTCCCGGGATGGAGTAGCAGTTGATCCAAGTAAGGTCAAAGCTGTATTGGCATGGCCACGTCCTTCAACAGTGCACGAAATTCGAAGTTTTTTGGGACTTGCTAGTTATTATCAAAGGTTTGTGGAAGGCTTTGCTCGATTGTCTGGACCTCTCACTACTCTTACCAGGAAAAATGTGGAGTTTGTTTGGTCCGACAAATACGAGAAGAGTTTTCAGGAGCTGAAGAAAAGGTTAACTAtagcacctgttttggcacttccggaacCTCTTAAGTCGTTTGTGGTTTTTAgtgatgcttccaaatttggtttgggatgtgttcttatgcagGAGGGAAGAGTTGTGGCGTATGCATCCCGCCAACTGAAGgatcatgagaagaattatcccacgcacgACTTGGAGTTAGCAGCTGTGGTTTTCACTCTCAAATTTTGGCGGTACTATTTATATGGTGAGACTTGTGAAATTTACACTGATCATAAGAGCCTTAAACATCTTTCCTCgcagaaaaatcttaacatgagacagaggagatggTTAGAGT
Above is a genomic segment from Juglans microcarpa x Juglans regia isolate MS1-56 chromosome 1D, Jm3101_v1.0, whole genome shotgun sequence containing:
- the LOC121255156 gene encoding uncharacterized protein LOC121255156, coding for MELGSIAAVSWPRFKKEFNDHFFPNTMRKQKAREFNNLVQGEKTVEQYARKFIELGKFATHLITREEMQIERFQEGLRREIRRQVACLQILTFQQLVEVASIAKQEFIDPVAAPIGQKRRVFREGSSLESAPKLISRTGARPQMATGVRMGGRVPVCGKCNRSHVGECYISGIQCFRCGQTGHLARSCPTMMQANRGGYRGGRTTPRPIVQARVYAVTPSEVDDEAQEIQNAGVITGRVRLYDYYACTLFDSGVSQSFISATFARMCNLVFKPLSQSLVVKLPNGETVWCSKVTLGCPLVINGMTLKADLIRIVSFQLSGGKYLEFAGSKIKAKPAVISAIQASRDLANGADAYLVHVMSALSEKKSVADIPIVMEFSDVFVDDLPGLPPVRDLEFAIDLESGAAPVHKAPYRMAPA